In Achromobacter xylosoxidans A8, a single window of DNA contains:
- a CDS encoding SURF1 family protein, whose translation MAAVNDSTSRDTSSRNPRSKITLVILGVLAVAIFAGLCALGTWQVHRLAWKRTLIAQVEQRAHAAPTPAPAQAEWPALSSDNAEYRRVTATGTYLYDRQTLVQAATELGSGYWVMTPLQLPEGGTVLVNRGFVLPEWRKSKSAIQSAPEQASVTGLLRMGEPGHGFLRNNDPATNLWYSRDLPAIAAARGLTDVAPYFIDADATGKDGSGRTAPVGGLTVLNFPNNHLGYAITWYALAAMVLVGAFIFVREEKRARRKG comes from the coding sequence ATGGCCGCAGTAAACGACTCTACTTCCCGCGACACCTCCTCCCGCAATCCGCGCAGCAAGATCACCCTGGTCATCCTGGGGGTGCTTGCTGTCGCCATTTTCGCGGGCCTGTGCGCCCTGGGCACCTGGCAGGTGCACCGGCTGGCCTGGAAACGCACCCTGATCGCGCAGGTCGAACAGCGCGCCCATGCGGCGCCCACGCCGGCTCCTGCCCAGGCCGAATGGCCCGCGCTGAGCTCCGACAACGCCGAATACCGCCGCGTCACGGCCACGGGCACCTACCTGTACGACCGCCAGACCCTGGTGCAGGCCGCAACCGAGCTGGGCAGCGGCTACTGGGTCATGACCCCGCTGCAGTTGCCCGAAGGCGGCACGGTGCTGGTCAACCGCGGCTTCGTGCTGCCCGAATGGCGCAAGAGCAAGTCCGCCATCCAGTCCGCGCCCGAACAGGCCAGCGTCACCGGCCTGCTGCGCATGGGCGAGCCCGGCCATGGCTTCCTGCGCAACAACGATCCGGCCACCAACCTCTGGTACTCGCGCGACCTGCCCGCCATCGCCGCGGCGCGCGGTCTGACCGACGTGGCGCCCTACTTCATCGACGCCGACGCGACGGGCAAGGACGGCAGCGGGCGCACTGCGCCGGTCGGCGGCCTGACCGTGCTGAACTTCCCCAACAACCACCTGGGTTACGCCATCACCTGGTACGCCCTGGCGGCCATGGTGCTGGTCGGCGCATTCATCTTCGTGCGCGAGGAAAAGCGGGCGCGCCGCAAGGGCTGA